A stretch of DNA from Thalassospiraceae bacterium LMO-SO8:
GAGATGATGAACCCGGTATTCTTCAAGCGAGGCTTCGGTGATGTTGCGCCATGCGACGCTGCCGCCTTCTCCAAGGCGAAGGGTCTGCCGGTTGTTCAGAAATTCTTCTAGATTGATCATCTTCTTCATGTCCCGTTCGATGCGGGATCCTGTTTACTGGGAGAGTTGCAACTTTTTGATGATGTCGCAGGAACAATCTGTGGAGCGAACGAATGACCGCAGGAAAATACTCTCTGCCTACCTGATATACTTATTACAATCGCGGGGTGAAGATAATTATCCACCGTCGAAAGAGACGTCGAAAATCTCACTCCACCGGGTGAGGTTCGCCACCCGCCATATGTGCTGGGGCATGGGGCCGTCGCCGTCAACCAGGTCCGCCACACTGCGTGACAGGACGGCGTGGTTAAGGGCCGGGATGGATCGGGCGGCGTCCTTGTTGACGAGGGACGACAGCCTCCCTTCTGCTTCTCTCAACCAATCATCTTGCGGCGTGATGAAGCCGATCTTGTCACGCCTGTCCAGGATCGCGTTGGGGACAAGGCCGCGCATGGCCGCGCGGAATACGGATTTGGTTTCGCCCCGGTCGGAGATCAGAAAACGTTCGGGCAGGGAAAAGGCGAAATCGACAATCTCGGGGATCAGAAAAGGTACGCGGCTTTCGACGGCGTAGGACATGGAATTGCGATCCTGATAGCGCAACAGGGCGGGCAGGACTCGACTTTCCAGACTTTCCGCCAATTCATCCATGAGCACGCGGCCTTGGCGCGGCTGTTGGGGGGCATCCGGAATAACATTATTGTCGGCAAGCCAGCGTGCGTTCATCCAGCCGGGGACGAGATCTTCGCCGACCAGTTTGCGGGTGAGGCCTTGAAGGCTCGTCGGCAGTATGAACCGGGCGGCGCGGGCCAACATGCCGGCGGGGCCGGCCTGATCCCGGGCGCGACAGAGAAACCGCGCGGCCGATGCAAATTCGCCTTGCCGCAACATGCCCGCCAGTCGGGCGGCGAGAAAGGGAACATACCCCCCCAGAATTTCGTCCGCGCCCTGGCCGTCGAGCGTGACCTTAATCCCGGCGTCGCGAACCAGGGCGTAGACTTGGTTCTGAGCGAAAATGCTGGTCGATCCAAAGGGCTCGCCCTGGAGGCGGATGAGATTGTCGAGCTCCGCGGCCAGGGCGGAGCCGGTCGATGCCGTCTTGTGCATTGTCGCACGGGTCGCCTGTCCGGCGATATCGGCCCAATGTTCCTCGTCGTGGCGGCTGCCGGGTGCCGTGAAGGAAAAGGTGTGAAGGTCAAGCGCATCGCCCGCCTGCTTTCGCATGGCGCAGACGACGGCGGATGAATCGATGCCGCCGGACAGCGCCGCGCCGACCGGAACGTCGGCGCGCAGGTGAAGGGCCACGGACTTTTTGAACAGTCGACCGAGCTCGCTTGCCGCTTCATCGAATGAAAGATCGCAGGAGCCGATTGTTTTCGCCCGCCAGTAAGTGATCGGTTCGGGTGCGGCGGGCC
This window harbors:
- the asnB gene encoding asparagine synthase (glutamine-hydrolyzing); amino-acid sequence: MCGIAGILAGPGRSVDPQELARVSQAIAHRGPDDQGAAGWSPDRGLTVTAECASLPKGARVGFAHRRLSIIDTGPGGHQPMVAPDGRHALITNGEIYNYLELRRELESEGAVFTSQSDTEVLLSAIIRWGVERTLPRLVGMFAFAFLDIDNRRVTLARDPFGIKPLLWTMRGGDLAFASEPGALLELDGLNRAVDPQALFDYLRFGLTDRGDRTLFRDIHHLPPATFAVVDLTRPAAPEPITYWRAKTIGSCDLSFDEAASELGRLFKKSVALHLRADVPVGAALSGGIDSSAVVCAMRKQAGDALDLHTFSFTAPGSRHDEEHWADIAGQATRATMHKTASTGSALAAELDNLIRLQGEPFGSTSIFAQNQVYALVRDAGIKVTLDGQGADEILGGYVPFLAARLAGMLRQGEFASAARFLCRARDQAGPAGMLARAARFILPTSLQGLTRKLVGEDLVPGWMNARWLADNNVIPDAPQQPRQGRVLMDELAESLESRVLPALLRYQDRNSMSYAVESRVPFLIPEIVDFAFSLPERFLISDRGETKSVFRAAMRGLVPNAILDRRDKIGFITPQDDWLREAEGRLSSLVNKDAARSIPALNHAVLSRSVADLVDGDGPMPQHIWRVANLTRWSEIFDVSFDGG